In the Oscillospiraceae bacterium genome, TTACGGAGGATGGAGAAAAGGCGGAAACACCTATTGTCTGCACCTGTACGGAGAAGTGCCAGGCCGGAGCGGTCAATACCGCTTGCCCGGTCTGCGTAAAAAATCTTAGTGAATGTGTTGGCACAGAACAGAAAGCTGCGGAGCCCACCGAACCGGAGAATCCGGAACCCGAAAAGAAAAGCAATACCGGGGCGATCCTGGCGGTGCTGCTGATCCTTGCAGCCGGAGGCGGCGCGGCAGTCTATTTCCTGGTGCTGAAACCGAAGCAGGGAAAGAAAGTTCCCGCTGATCTGGATGATTTCGACCTGGAGGATGAAGAAGAATATTTGACTGAGGACGAGGAAACGGAGGAAAAGAATGAGTAAACTGATTATCGCAGAAAAACCGAGTGTGGCAAAATCTATCGCATCGGCCCTGGGTGCTTCATCCAGGGCCGATGGCTTTTATGAGGGCAACGGTCTTCTCGTATCCTGGTGTGTGGGGCACTTGGTATCCCCGATGGATGCGGGCGGCTATGACGAGCGTTTCAAGAAATGGCGCTATGATGATCTCCCCATTCTGCCGGAGCCGTTCCGTTATGTGCTGGCGCCTGGCAAGGAGGACGCTTTTGAAAATCTCTGCGCCCTGATGGACCGCCCCGATGTGGATACCATCGTCAATGCCTGTGACGCCGGGCGTGAAGGTGAGCTGATCTTCCGTCTGGTGTATGAAATGACCGGCTGCCGCAAGCCGGTCCTCCGTCTCTGGATTTCCTCGATGGAGGACAGCGCTATCCGGGAGGGCTTTTCTGATCTGCGCCCCGGCACCGATTATGAAGCCCTGTATCAATCTGCCCTCTGCCGCCAGAAAGCGGATTGGATGGTGGGGATCAACGCCACGCGCCTTTTCTCCGTTCTCTATCACCGCACCTTGAATGTGGGCCGTGTTCAGACCCCCACACTGGCAATGCTGGCGGAGCGTGACGCGAAGATCACGCTGTTTCACAAGGAAAAATATCATCTGCTGCGCTTGGTGCTGGACGGAGCCGAAGCAGTGTCGGAGAAATTCACCGATCCGGCAGAGGCGGAACAGGCAGCGGCCATGTGCAAGGGTGCGGCCGTCACCTGTACCTCTGTCACGAAGGAACAGAAGAAAGAACAGCCGCCGAAGCTCTATGATCTCACCACCTTGCAGAGGGAGGCAAACCGCCTGTTCGGATACACGGCAAAGCAGACCCTTGACTACGCCCAGAGCCTCTACGAAAAGAAGCTGCTGACCTATCCCCGCACGGACAGCCGGTATCTGACCTCCGACATGGCGGAAACGGCCTCCTGTGTGATCCACCTGGCGGCAAAGCTGCCGCCCTTTGGTGGCTGCACAAACTTCTTCCCGCTGGTGGAGGCCATGATCTCCGACAAAGATGTATCCGACCACCACGCTATCATCCCCACGATGGAGATTGAAAAAACGGATATCAAGGCTCTGCCTCTGGGAGAACGCAATTTGTTCCTGTTGGTCTGCTGCAAGCTGCTGTGTGCATCGGCGGAGCCGTATGTGTATGAGGCGGTCACGGCCACCTTTGACTGCGGTGGCCAGTCCTTCACCGCAAAGGGCAAGCGCATCCTCTCCGAAGGTTGGCGGGAGATTGACCGCATTTTCCGTACCTCCCTGAAGGAAAAAACTGCGGACGGAGACGGCGGCACGCTCCCGGACTTCACCAAAGGGCAGACTTTTGGCGGTGCGGAGGTTGCTGTTACCGAGCATTTTACCCAGCCGCCGAAGCCCTACTCCGAAGATACCCTCCTGTCCGCTATGGAGAACGCAGGCAAGGAGGATATACCGGACGAAGCCGAGCGAAAAGGTCTTGGCACGCCTGCGACCAGGGCGGCTATCATCGAAAAGCTGGTGGCAGCCGGATTTGTGGAGCGCAAGGGCAAGAGCCTGATCCCCACCAAAGCCGGCATCAACCTTGTCACGGTCCTGCCGGAGCCGCTGACCTCTCCCATGCTGACAGCGGAATGGGAACAGAAATTGACGGATATCGCAAAAGGTAGCACTGCCCCGGATACTTTCATGGACGGTATTCGCACGATGGTCCAGGAGATTGTGTCCACCTATTCCTGCATTTCCGAGGACGGCAAAAAGCTGTTTGCCCCGGAGAAGGAAGTGATCGGTACCTGCCCTCGCTGCGGCCAGCCGGTCTATGAGGGGAAGAAAAACTTTGCCTGTTCGGATCGGTCCTGTGGTTTTGTTCTCTGGAAAAATGACCGCTTCTGGACGAGCCGCAAGAAGGAACTGACAAAGAAGATGGCAACGGACCTTCTGAAAAAGGGGCGTACCAATGTCAAGGGAATGTGGTCTGAAAAGAAACAGGCCACTTATGACGCTGCGGTGATCCTGGATGACACGGGCGGCAAGTACATCAATTTCAAGCTGGAATTTCCGAAAAGAAAGGAAGGTGTCAATGGCAGAAAATAAGACTTTGGAACATTTACCTGAAATGAGGGCGGCGGTGGCTGCCCTCTCCCCGGAGGATCGGGAACTGTTAGCGGCGGTGCAGACCTCGCCCTTCAAGCTGACAACACCAGAGCAGTTTAAGGCGTTTGCGGACAACATCGACTATTTCGTATTTGAACCCAATATCCACGATCTGAACGATCTGGGGTGGCGGTATCTGGCACAGCACATGGATATGCTGCTGCCACCGGAACTTCTGAAAGCAATCGACCCTGTTCCGTTTGGCAAGTACGCCATGCAGGAGGAACAGGGCCATTTTACGGAACACGG is a window encoding:
- a CDS encoding DNA topoisomerase 3 translates to MSKLIIAEKPSVAKSIASALGASSRADGFYEGNGLLVSWCVGHLVSPMDAGGYDERFKKWRYDDLPILPEPFRYVLAPGKEDAFENLCALMDRPDVDTIVNACDAGREGELIFRLVYEMTGCRKPVLRLWISSMEDSAIREGFSDLRPGTDYEALYQSALCRQKADWMVGINATRLFSVLYHRTLNVGRVQTPTLAMLAERDAKITLFHKEKYHLLRLVLDGAEAVSEKFTDPAEAEQAAAMCKGAAVTCTSVTKEQKKEQPPKLYDLTTLQREANRLFGYTAKQTLDYAQSLYEKKLLTYPRTDSRYLTSDMAETASCVIHLAAKLPPFGGCTNFFPLVEAMISDKDVSDHHAIIPTMEIEKTDIKALPLGERNLFLLVCCKLLCASAEPYVYEAVTATFDCGGQSFTAKGKRILSEGWREIDRIFRTSLKEKTADGDGGTLPDFTKGQTFGGAEVAVTEHFTQPPKPYSEDTLLSAMENAGKEDIPDEAERKGLGTPATRAAIIEKLVAAGFVERKGKSLIPTKAGINLVTVLPEPLTSPMLTAEWEQKLTDIAKGSTAPDTFMDGIRTMVQEIVSTYSCISEDGKKLFAPEKEVIGTCPRCGQPVYEGKKNFACSDRSCGFVLWKNDRFWTSRKKELTKKMATDLLKKGRTNVKGMWSEKKQATYDAAVILDDTGGKYINFKLEFPKRKEGVNGRK